tttttgccaCCATGCAAAACAAAATTGAACTCATGATGTTAATGCATAGATAGTGCAACATAGAAGTAGTAGGTAAACTGATGATATGCTTCttgtaaaaacaaaagaaagaaacaagcGGAAAAAGGACCTTGTTCATCATATTCCACTGCCCAACTTGAGGTAAACAGTCCTTCTCCTTCCCCGTCTCGTGATATTTTAGCTGTGGAGAAATGAGAGAACTAGATGTCAAAGATAAAGCATTCAGGTTAACAAGACTGAAGAATAAAAGCTTGTGTGTAGTGTTTTTACCCAAGGAGCAGGCAACACACGGGCTTCCACAGATGCTTGCTTTTCACTGATTTTGATTCCAAACTCCTTTGCATATGGGTCTTCATTATAATCATTGTGTTGAACAGTCTATATTTTACAAGACAGTCAAGAACCATTCGAAAGCATATTAGCATAACAAAAATAAGGAGACTCTAAACATAAAGGGTCTGTAACATTTGAAAAGCCAATAAGCTGGTTTAGACTAGTTCGAGCAGTAGAGGTATCATTGACAagctaaatatattaaaattaagaaagaaatcATGAAGTACAAATCTAAGAGCATACCTGCAAGATTGAGTTCTCACGATCTCTTGGTCTTTGGCATGTGACCTTCAAAAGAGAAGTAATTTGCTTCTCACTCAACCTTTTGGTGTATCGTTGTCCCTCAACAATTTTACACGCCTAGAAAACGATAACATTTCAAGTTCAGAACTACTGGAAAGAAACATTAAGGCTTCAAGCTATACCGCATATCAAGTAATATTCTCACCTCCATAGGTAAATAGTTGGCTTTCTTTTGGTTCCCTACTTGAAGGCATGGAAGATGCGTATTCTTTATAGTAAAGCCATACATTTCTTGAAAGTATTCAACTACCGACTTCATGGTTAAATTGTCATCAACAGGAAATCTGAGCAAAGAAACAATAAGCATTAGGTCAACCTATGTTTTATCATTCTCGGAACGAATCTATTGTATTACAATGTTAAAGGGATCAAATACAAAGGCATAAGACAAAAAGCTTACACTAGTTCCCTCGTGGGCTGAGTTGTTAGTCCTGAAACACGATACTTTCTCCGGACATTGCCCCTGTGTGTCACTTCAACTTTCACTCCTCTAAGAGCCTTCTTAATCTAGGTGACATTTAAAGGCAAAATTAAAAGGTTAATCTAAGTGTAAAGTGGCCAAATGATTTCCTCAAAAAGCAATGCAGCAAGCTTAACAGCATTAACTCGACAATGGTTTCATTCAAGTCCAGTTAGATGGTACTACCTTTACACGATCCGAGTCAGATAAGGGTCTTGACGACACATCTTTTCCTAGAAGCTGAGCTACAAACTCTATCACTGGTAGAGCTTCAATAAATGCAGCTGAAGCCATATCTGTTATTCAGGATCCAAAGATCCAATACAGTTAGGAATGATTAACTACATGAACAACAATCATATAATTCTTTAGAAATTTCACAACAGTTAGGAATGATTAACTACATGAACAACATTCATATAATTCTTTAGAAATTACCAATGTTAAGCGACAAGCCCATTTGGGTCGGTCTAATGCTCTGGTAGAATCCACACCATGCTTCTAAACCATCACCAAGAGGTTGAGGCTTCCGTATATCAGGTGAAAAGAAAGATCTTCCAACAGGACAATACCTATACAGAAATGTGCATTATCAGACAAAAATTTCAGACTAACAGAAATCAAATGCTGGTCCAAAAACTGAAGGAGTGTCTACCTCTTGAtcgaaagctctctcaaaacaATGTCCAGAATTTGAAGAGCTTCTTTTGGACCGTCAGCGCGCTTACCAGCAAGAAATTCACTCAGATGATGTAGATTTGCTCTTGCAACAAACTTAATCACCACTTTATATTCTCTTTCTCTCCTAAAACATTTTACAATTCACAAGAGAGAACAAAGACAAATTATTTAGTATTGGAATGAAATAGGCCTAACCGGAAATGAATCCGTTTTAGATAATCGCATAGCCCGACGTCAACTACTTTGGGATTAAGGCACATTATATTGAATGATTgcacaagaaaacaaagaacATCTTTCTTAAGCCCCCGTTATGCCATAGATGTTGGGagtagattttttaaaaatattgttacaaCATTGTTTGTTCGTGAAAATTGGtcagtttttgaaaatttatcttcaaaTTTTCACTTTCAGAcacaaaacttcaattttttacaAGTAAAACGCATGTCCAAACGCAACTGAGAAAGTTCCAAAACTAGTTTCCAGCACAACTTGAGATAATGAtatcttcttatttatttattcttagtAATATTTTGACAAGACTTGAGAAGCTTAGGAAATAAAAAGATTTTCTACATTTAAAGCTATCTAGTGGTAAATTCtgaattgaagtatgaaacAATCCAAAATGAATGAGGACAAAAACAATAAAGTCTTACTTTGGACCATTGATCACATCATCTTCATCAATAAGCTTAATGGTAAACTCCTTCCACTTAAAAGGAAGTTCACCAGCAGTGTAAAGACTCTTTCTGCCATCATAAGCTGGTAATCTCATCCCTAGGTGGGATTCTTTGTACAGTTTCACCAGCTCTGCCATGATAGCTCTGTTTACAGTTCTTGATGACACTTCAGGGATTACAGTAACCTGCAAAGAGCAGCAAAAAGTTGGTATTCTAAAGGGGaatacatacaaaaaaatacaaagagaaTTATCACAACAGTTCTGACCATAATTCAGAGTCTCATTAATGCTATGTGAAAAAAGCTAAGTAAAAACAAGTGAAATAACAAGGGTAAAAAAACTTCAAAGGGGATGTCAGATTAAGGGCCCCAAAAAGTAATACACAAAAATTTACTATAGTTCTTCAAAGATGGCTCAAAGAAACCATCAAAAATGCAATCTATTTCAACAATTATTTGtcttagtttttctttttagtccgtttcaaaaaaacaatctttaattctaaaatcacaaaattaacaaACATTTTAGTACATTTAAGACCACAACAACCTCGTGTCAAGTCAAAACCAGacagataaattaaaatagagagGGTAGCAACTTACATCATACTGATTCAACTCTTTGTCTGGTAAATCagccaaaaaatggtttgctttTACAATGCATTTTGTCCCAAGTTGCCCATAACCTGGTCTTGGGGCAAAACACAAAGACTTACTTGAAGAAGGAAACCCTGAGCTAGTTCCATTACTCTCAACTCCTGACACATTTGTTGCTTCAACAGAAGCTGCTATAACTGGCTTGCTAGCTGCTGTACAAGGCCTTGAACTAGGCCTCATAAAGGTCTCACCTTGATCTGACTTTTTgcctcctcttcctcttcttctaccTCTATTTCTTGAAGGGGGTGAAGTCTGGTtatggattttgttgttttgGGGTTCTTGATTTGGTGGCCCTTTGCCATTTTGAGTAGTCTTGGGGTTTTTCTGAACTGGATTCATGGTGTTTTGCAAATGGGGTTTGATCACAATGTGTTGTTCTGAACTTTCTTTCATCTGCCTTATAGGCATGATGATgctattttatctttatttgcTTTTCTTGATAAGCACAAGAAGAAAACTGTTCAAAAGTAATGATGTCTTTCACTAGATGGCACAGTCCAATATAGTTCTCAACACTCCAAATTG
The nucleotide sequence above comes from Solanum pennellii chromosome 9, SPENNV200. Encoded proteins:
- the LOC107031394 gene encoding protein argonaute 10, giving the protein MPIRQMKESSEQHIVIKPHLQNTMNPVQKNPKTTQNGKGPPNQEPQNNKIHNQTSPPSRNRGRRRGRGGKKSDQGETFMRPSSRPCTAASKPVIAASVEATNVSGVESNGTSSGFPSSSKSLCFAPRPGYGQLGTKCIVKANHFLADLPDKELNQYDVTVIPEVSSRTVNRAIMAELVKLYKESHLGMRLPAYDGRKSLYTAGELPFKWKEFTIKLIDEDDVINGPKREREYKVVIKFVARANLHHLSEFLAGKRADGPKEALQILDIVLRELSIKRYCPVGRSFFSPDIRKPQPLGDGLEAWCGFYQSIRPTQMGLSLNIDMASAAFIEALPVIEFVAQLLGKDVSSRPLSDSDRVKIKKALRGVKVEVTHRGNVRRKYRVSGLTTQPTRELVFPVDDNLTMKSVVEYFQEMYGFTIKNTHLPCLQVGNQKKANYLPMEACKIVEGQRYTKRLSEKQITSLLKVTCQRPRDRENSILQTVQHNDYNEDPYAKEFGIKISEKQASVEARVLPAPWLKYHETGKEKDCLPQVGQWNMMNKKMINGMTVNRWACINFSRSVQESVARGFCNELAQMCQVSGMEFNPEPIIPIYMARPDQVEKALKHVYHSCVNKLKGKELELLLVILPDNNGSLYGDIKRICETDLGLITQCCLTKHVFKISKQYLANVSLKINVKMGGRNTVLLDAISCRIPLVSDIPTIIFGADVTHPENGEDSSPSIAAVVASQDWPEVTKYAGLVCAQAHRQELIQDLYKTWHDPARGTVSGGMIRDLLISFRKATGQKPQRIIFYRDGVSEGQFYQVLLFELDAIRKACASLEPNYQPPVTFIVVQKRHHTRLFANNHKDRSSIDRSGNILPGTVVDTKICHPTEFDFYLCSHAGIQGTSRPAHYHVLWDENNFTADGIQSLTNNLCYTYARCTRSVSVVPPAYYAHLAAFRARFYMEPDMPENNSGSPHQGSSKAIRETGVRPLPALKENVKRVMFYC